TACACCATTAACTTATTTTAACGAATCTGAGTCTAAATTTTCAACAGCCGGAATGTTTGGATATGAATTTTTGGTTGGTTACAGAACCGAAAAATATGCTGCTATGGGAGGTGTAAAATTACAATGGACAAATATTTTTATTGGAAGTAGTGAGTTTGTAGGTGATAAATTATTTATAAGTTCATCCTCACTTATGCTGAGAGGAGAATATAGGATAGGCGATGCAGAAGAGTTCAGAATTGTATTTATGGGTTGGAGTAATTTTAATTCTGAGAAAAATAATTCAGGATTTAATTTTGATTTTCCTATATCGAAGAAGCGTAGATTATGGCTTACGTTTCAATATCAGGCAATGAGCTATATTAATTCGGCTCCTGCTAATTTCGACAATGGTAAATATATTAATGGTTCATTTAATCAATGGTTTGCTGGGATTAAAGTAGGATCCATTTACTAATATCTAATTTGTCTCGGCTCTACTAAAATTGTTGCCATTTAAAAGTAACGTTTTCTTTTTTTATGAAAATTGTTTCGATGTTAAACCACTAAATAAATTATGTGGTCTTAACGGCTAACCTTCCGCTTTAAATTCTCATTTGAAAAATTACTTTTTTTCAGCATCTTAATTATTGTCAATCAATATTTGTACATCTGCATATTTTCAAATCAATTCTCAATTTTTTTCGCGCAGATTCTGAATCAAGTTTAAGATGACTGCTCACATTTCCTCGGTACATTTTCAAATCAATTTTTCTAATTTCTTATTTTGCGAATGCTTTATCGAAAAAAAATTCTAAATTTGCACTCCATTTATCAAAAATATACACCAATCCAATAAAATATATACAAAATGGCAAAAACAAAAAGTCAAGCAGACGAAAAATCAGAAATCTCTGTTCAAGCCAAGTTAAAGGCATTGTTCCAGTTACAAGATATTGATTCTAAAATAGACAAAATCAGAACTGTAAGAGGAGAATTGCCGATTGAAGTGAACGATTTGGAAGACATTGTTGCTGGTTTGCAAACGCGCATGGATAATTATGAGAAAGAAATTGCGGCGTACGAAGAAAATATTGTGGAGAAAAAGAACACTATCAAAGAATCGAATGCTGCGATAAAAAAATACGAAGGACAACAAAATAAAGTACGTAACAATCGCGAATACGACTCGATTACAAAAGAGTTGGAATTTCAAAATTTGGAAATTCAATTGAGCGAAAAACGCATCAAAGAATACAAAGCGGGAATTGCTTCAAAAAAAGAAATTATCGAGCAATCGTCTGAAGAATTGGCGCATCGCAAAAAAGAATTGAAAACCAAAAAGAATGAGTTGGAAGATATCATCAAAGAAACAGAAAAGGATGAAGCTGCCTTGTTGAAAAAATCAAAAGTAGCGGAAAGTTTAATTGAAGATCGTTTGCTATCTGCGTACAAAAGAATTCGTTCGAATGCCATTAATGGCTTAGGTGTTGTTACTGTTCAGCGTGATGCTTGCGGAGGTTGTTTTAATAAAATTCCGCCACAACGTCAGTTGGATATTAGTATGCACAAAAAAATTATTGTGTGCGAACATTGCGGAAGAATTTTGGTAGATGCTTCTTTTGCAACTGAAAAAACAGCAAAGGCAAGCGCATAATTTATTTTAGAAATTAAAAAACCTCTTCAATTGATTGAAGAGGTTTTTTTGTGCGTGAAAAATTATTTTTTGGAAAGTCTTTTTTAGCTAATACGGTTCCAAATTTAAAAAGTGACCGATCGTTTTATTGAGTTTATCGTACGCATCGCCAAAATAATGCCCGCCTGGAAGTTCGATGTAGTTTAAATTTGTTTTTTTTAGGACTATGGAAAGTGAATAGGAATTATCATCACAAATAATAAACAGCGGATATTTTTTCAAGCGTTTTACTTCTGGCAAAACGCGCGCACCATCTCGATAAGGAAAAATATAATTAATTAATTTAATTTCAAACTTCGTACTTTGGCTGGGAGCAATCATCACGACCCCAGAAATTTTTTTTTTGATTGCGTGAGGAAGGCGATTGACACCAAATGGCAATACATCCGATCCCATTGAAAAGCCTACAAAAATGATGTTTTTTTTATGCCATTTAAAACTGTAATAATTGTAGATGCGTTGCAATTGCTTGGCAAAAACGCGCGGCTTTTCTTCTTTCCAAAAATCTTTTTTTGTGTCTAAGCCAACGGTAGCAATATTTTTAGAAACAAAATAATTTGCCAATTTATCCACTAACGTTTTCCAGCCGCCATCTCCTGAAAGTACAATTGCCATGGTATCCGAATTGCCTTGTGCCGGAAACTCCAGTAATGGCAAATCAGCCACCGAATCTTTTTCAGCTAATTTTATTTTTTCGTTCTTCGGATTATTTCCGTGAATGGATGAGGGTTTTGAGCAACTCGAGAAAAAAATCCCTGCTATACAAATAAAAAGCAATTCAAAAAAATAATTTTTCAAGAGCTGTTTTTTAACTTTCTGTTTGGGCATTAACTTTCGGCAATTATTTCATGTCGTTAATCACGGAAGTGGCTTCGTACAAATCCACGTCTTTCTGCAACAGCTTGAACCACGCGTCTTGGCGAGCAATTTTAGAAGTATCCGTTTTCATCGTTAACGCATCTTCTTTTAAGGAAGAAATTTTCATTTGCGGAATAACTGAATAAATGGCATCGTATTTTTTCATATACGTTCTGTTGGCTTTATCTTCCTGTTGATAGGTTTTCAAATTGAGTGAAAAAACTGTTTTTTTCTTTTCTTGTTTGAAATAATTGGCTTCTTCCTCCATCAATTTATAGGTAGGATTGGCTGCAATTCTTTTTTCACTTTCGGCTTCAATTTTTTGGTAATTGATGGCAGGATCATTCCATGTTTGATAAGTAGCCGCATCAATTTTATCCCAAGGCAGCGGATAATCCTGATCTTTTTCGCGTTCGTCAATGTATTGATACACATACGGAACAATAATATCGGGTGTAACCCCCTTTATTTGAGTGGCTCCGCCGTTGATGCGATAAAACTTTTCAATCGTAATTTTAACAGAACCCATTGGTTTCAGGCTATCGTAGCTTCCGGAAAGGTAATCGTCTAAATTAAAAATTTGCTGAACTGTCCCTTTTCCAAAAGTAGCTTGCGAGCCGATAATAATTCCACGTTTGTAATCCTGAATGGCAGCTGCGAATATTTCGGATGCGGATGCACTGTTGGTATTCACCATTACGGCTAAAGGTCCGCTGTAGATGATGGATGGATCTTTGTCATTTAATGGTACAGCTTCTCTATTTCTGCTTTTTACTTGCACAATAGGACCTTGCGAAATAAACAATCCAGCCATTTTTACGACGTCCTGCAAAGAGCCGCCGCCATTGTCGCGTAAGTCTATAATAATTCCTTTTACATTTTCCTTTTCAAGTTTTATTAATTCTTTTTTCACATCATCGGCACAGGTTCTGGAACCATTTCGATCAAAATCAGTATAAAAAATAGGTAAACGAATGTATCCAATTTTGTTTTTATTATCAATGATAGCAGAGTGTGCATAGGTTTCATCAATCACCACTATATCACGGATAATTGGGATTACCAATGTACTTCCATCCAGTTTTTTTACGGTCAATTTTACTTGTGTACCTTTTTTTCCGCGTATTAATTGTACCGCATCGTCCAATTCCATTCCAATTACGTCTACTGGTTCAGCTGCTCCTTGCGCTACTTTTTCAATAATATCTCCGGCTTTCAATTCTCCTTCTTTCCACGAAGCACTTCCTGGAACAATGCTGGTAACCTTGATATTTCCGTCTTTTTGTTGCAATTGCGCTCCAATTCCTTCTAATTGTCCAGTCATGGCGATGTCAAAATTCTGCTTTTCTTTCGGAGCGAAATATTCGGTATGTGGATCATACGTATTCGCGATGGTGCTGATGTACGAAGACAAGCGATCGTTTTCCGTGATGCCATCCAAACGTTTAAAAAAATCAGCATTTGATTTCAATACTTTTTGGCGTGCATCGATTTCGAGTTGCGAAAAGCTTTTTTTCACCACCGTATCTTTTTTCGTTGAATCTGCTTTTTGCGCGTTGATTAAATCTGCCAATCTTGCCATGGTTTGGTATTTCAAATAAATATACCATTGTTGTTTTAAATCGTTGGTATCTTTCGCATAGGCGAGTTTATCGGGGTCGGTTTGAATACTATCATTGGTCGTAAAATCAAAAGGTTTTGAAAGAATTTCTTTGTAAAAACGCTCGTCTTGCGCGGTGCGTTCCTTAATTATTTTAATAGACAAATCAAAAAAGTCGAATTTACCAGCTTTCAATTCGTCGTCCAATTGAAATTCGTATTGTTTTAATTGCGCTACATCGGATTGAACTAAAAATTTTTTATTGAAATCCAATCGTTTCATATACAATTTATAAATGCGCTCCGACAAACTGTCGTTCACGTCTTGCGGTTGAAAAT
This DNA window, taken from Bacteroidia bacterium, encodes the following:
- a CDS encoding C4-type zinc ribbon domain-containing protein: MAKTKSQADEKSEISVQAKLKALFQLQDIDSKIDKIRTVRGELPIEVNDLEDIVAGLQTRMDNYEKEIAAYEENIVEKKNTIKESNAAIKKYEGQQNKVRNNREYDSITKELEFQNLEIQLSEKRIKEYKAGIASKKEIIEQSSEELAHRKKELKTKKNELEDIIKETEKDEAALLKKSKVAESLIEDRLLSAYKRIRSNAINGLGVVTVQRDACGGCFNKIPPQRQLDISMHKKIIVCEHCGRILVDASFATEKTAKASA
- a CDS encoding AcvB/VirJ family lysyl-phosphatidylglycerol hydrolase, with protein sequence MLFICIAGIFFSSCSKPSSIHGNNPKNEKIKLAEKDSVADLPLLEFPAQGNSDTMAIVLSGDGGWKTLVDKLANYFVSKNIATVGLDTKKDFWKEEKPRVFAKQLQRIYNYYSFKWHKKNIIFVGFSMGSDVLPFGVNRLPHAIKKKISGVVMIAPSQSTKFEIKLINYIFPYRDGARVLPEVKRLKKYPLFIICDDNSYSLSIVLKKTNLNYIELPGGHYFGDAYDKLNKTIGHFLNLEPY
- a CDS encoding carboxy terminal-processing peptidase, translating into MTKSKTIVSFLILTGFLLFVSYKGSDSNPEKRQVLEQMILDALNTAHFQPQDVNDSLSERIYKLYMKRLDFNKKFLVQSDVAQLKQYEFQLDDELKAGKFDFFDLSIKIIKERTAQDERFYKEILSKPFDFTTNDSIQTDPDKLAYAKDTNDLKQQWYIYLKYQTMARLADLINAQKADSTKKDTVVKKSFSQLEIDARQKVLKSNADFFKRLDGITENDRLSSYISTIANTYDPHTEYFAPKEKQNFDIAMTGQLEGIGAQLQQKDGNIKVTSIVPGSASWKEGELKAGDIIEKVAQGAAEPVDVIGMELDDAVQLIRGKKGTQVKLTVKKLDGSTLVIPIIRDIVVIDETYAHSAIIDNKNKIGYIRLPIFYTDFDRNGSRTCADDVKKELIKLEKENVKGIIIDLRDNGGGSLQDVVKMAGLFISQGPIVQVKSRNREAVPLNDKDPSIIYSGPLAVMVNTNSASASEIFAAAIQDYKRGIIIGSQATFGKGTVQQIFNLDDYLSGSYDSLKPMGSVKITIEKFYRINGGATQIKGVTPDIIVPYVYQYIDEREKDQDYPLPWDKIDAATYQTWNDPAINYQKIEAESEKRIAANPTYKLMEEEANYFKQEKKKTVFSLNLKTYQQEDKANRTYMKKYDAIYSVIPQMKISSLKEDALTMKTDTSKIARQDAWFKLLQKDVDLYEATSVINDMK